Genomic window (Streptosporangiales bacterium):
GGGGCGCTGTACGAGCGGATGGAGTACGACGAGAACGGCCAGCTGCTCAACGCCTCGTTCATGGACTTCCTCATGCCGTACGCGTCGGAGCTGCCTGCGACGATCGAGATCGACCACCTGGAGACGCCGTCGCCGCTCAACCCGTTGGGCATCAAGGGCGCAGGCGAGGCGGGGGTGATCCCCTCGGCGGCGCTGTTCGCCGCCGCGATCGAGGACGCCGAGGGCATCCGCATCACGAAGATGCCGCTGAGCCCCAGCGAGCTGTTCGGCCTGCGGGCGGAGGCGCAGGCATGAAGATGACGGGGAGCGCGTCGCTGCGTGCGGAGCCGGCACGTGTGTTCGCTGCGCTGCAGGACCCCGAGGTACTGGCCGAGGCCGTACCCGGCTGCGAACAGCTCGAGCCGACCGGCGACGGCAGGTACCGGCTCGCCGTGACCGGCACGCTGGCGTCGGTCACCGGCACGTACGACGGCGAGGTGCGGCTGGACGTGCAGCCGCCTGAGCTGCTGTCGGTGCAGGGCCGGCTCAGCGGTGCTCCTGGTGCCGTCGATGGAACCGTACTGATGGTCCTCGCGGCAGCCGAGGACGGTGGCACCGAGCTCAGCTACGACGTGGACGTGACCGTCGCAGGGATGCTGGCGGGCGTCGGGCAGCGGCTGCTGCTGAGCGCGGTGCGTCGGGTGCTTGCGGAGTTCTACGCGGGGATCGACCAGGCCGTGTCCGGCGCCGCCGAGCGTACGAGCGCGGCCGCTGTAACACCGCAGGCGTCCGGCACGGTATACCCGACGGCAGCTCGCGAACGTGGCCGACCGGATGCCGGCGCACTGCTGCTCGCAGCGGCCGCAGGCGCGGTGATCGCGCTCGTGGGTGTCGGCATCGGGCGGCGATTGCGTAGGCTGGCAGCGCGCTGACGTCCCTGCACATCGACCGGCCGGCAGGTGAGTGACGATGTTCAACCCGGTGAGTCTGGACGGTGCGGCTCTCGGCGACAGCTGGGTACTCGACATCGACGTGCGGCCCGGCGAGGTCGTCTTCGAACTCGACCTGGTGCTGCTGCCCGGCCACCCCGCCTACGAGCCGCCGGAGCCGGGCGAGGAGTACTGCTACCGGCGTGCGTCCCTGCGGTTCGGCGGCCTGCGTGAGGTCACCTGGCGGCTCGGCGACTCCCCGCCGTGGGAGGACCCCGAGGACGAGCTCGACTACGGCAACATCGACACCCTGCGAACCGACGGCGAGGTCTACGAACTCGACGGCGACTGGGGCGCCATGCGACTGGTAGCCGACCCACCACTGGTCGACCTGCAGTGACGCGGCGCCGCGCCGGCTACCGCAGCTGCGTGCTCTCCCGTTGCACGAGCTGGAAGTCGACGAGTACCTCGCGGGAGTCCGTCCCCCGCTTTCCTGCGAGCCGCCGGACGAGCAGGTCGATCGCCGTGGTGGCTATGCGCTCCTTATCCGGTGAGATCGTGGTGAGCGTCGGGTTGGAGTACGTGCTTTCCTCGATGTCGTCGAAGCCGACGACTGCAACGTCGTCGGGGACGCGCAAGCCACGGCGGCGCAGCGTGTAGAGGGCGCCGAGAGCCACCAGGTCGTTGAAGCAGACGACGGCATCAGGCGGCTCCGGCAGGTCGAGCAGCTCGTCCATCGCCCGCACGCCCTCCATCCTGTGCAGTCGGCGAGTAGGTACCACCAGCTGGTCGTCGACCGGCAGGCCCGCGTCCTTCAGCGCGGACTGGTGACCCTCGAGGCGCAGCGCGCCCGTGCCGACGCGCCGCTCCACCTGGCTGCCGATGGCGGCGATGCGGGTGCGGCCCAGCCGCACGAGATGGCCGGTGGCGAGCCTGGCCGCAGCGATGTTGTCGAACGCGACGTGGTCGGTGGTCGCGGGGTGTTCCCGCTCACCGAGCAGCACCATGGGCGTCTCGCTCGATGCCGCCGCTATCTCCTCCGCGCCCAGGGCCAACGGGCTGAAGATCAGCCCGTCGATCACGTTGTCCCGCAGACCGCTGGCGATCTGCCGCTCCCGGTCGACCAACCCGTCCGTCTGGTCGATGAGGATGGTGAAGTCGTGCTCCTCCGCCGCCCTCGTGATGTGCCTGGCAAGCTCGCCGAAGTACGGCACGGCGAGGTCGGGCAACGCCAGGGCAATGACCTTCGTACGGCCGGTACGCAGCGACCTGGCCGACACGTTGGGCACGTAGTTGAGCTCGGTGATCGCGGCGAGCACCTTGGCGCGCATCTCCGGTGAGACGTGCTCGTACCCGTTGACGACGTTCGACACCGTCTTGGCCGACACGCCGGCCAGCTTGGCGACGTCGCTCATCCGCGGCCGCATCGTCGACCTCCCCTCCTGGCCGCAATGCTAGGCCGCCGCCGTCGATTCCCGGTGTGGGCGGTCACCGCGCGGGGTCCAGCCGCAGCAGCGTCACCGAGTGTGCGGGGAAGGTGTGGTCGAACGCGGTGCTGCCCACCTGTCGCTCGCTGCGTTCGATGCGGACGTCGTCCGGATGGTCGAGGTTGTTGAAGCTGGTGAAGTCCTCGCCGGCCACAGTGCTTGCGGTGACGGTGCCGGTGTGCGTGAAACCACCGGGCACCACGGTGACGTCCGCGGCCCGGGTCGACATCCGGTTCACGACGAGGACGTTCAGCTGCCCATCCCTGTCCACGGTCGTGGTGCCGACCAGGCCGTCGTACGAGCTGCCGAGATCGGTGGGGTCCGTACTCACCTGCGGGTTGCCGACCAGCTGGTGCGGCACGACCTTGCCACCGCCGGTCAGGAACGGCTGCAGCTGTTGCCGGACAACGGCTTCCGACGTGTACGCGAAACCCGGCGCGCCACCGAGCACCGCGCGCAGACCCTGTGGCTCCTCCGCCACGAGGGTGTTGCCCTCTGCCCACGGCAGGCCGAGCTCGCTCCACCTCGCCCACTGCGACGCCATGTACAGGGCGTGCGACATCGCGGTGTTCCAGCTGGGGTAGGCGGAGGCGTCGTGCGGCCCGAAGAACAGGGCACCGAACTCCGTCGTGGTGATGTAGCTGCCCTTGCCTCCGTACCTGCGTACGTCCTTGCGGGCCTGCCGTACCAACTCGGTGGCGTTCGCCTCGCCGAGCATGTGCCAGTCATGACCCTGTTGTGCGGACTCCAGTGCGTCGCCGAAGTCCCGCCGGAAGTTCGTGTACGGGTGGATGACGAGGCCGTCGTAGGCATTGCGCTCGCCGCGGTCGGCCATCAGCTCGGGGAACGACCTGTCGCCGAGCCCGCTCTGGCTGGTGATCGGCGCCCAGGTCGCGAGCACGTCGATGTCCGGGTCGACCTTCTTCATCGCCGCGGCGAAGTCGACGAACCCGGCGTGCGGGCCGGAGTCGTAGTCGGCGGTGACCTGTGCACCCTCGGGCGGTATCCGGCCGTGCGTGCCGTCGCCGAAGGCGACCCTGCCGGTGCGCGGGTCGAACGTGTAGACCTCGTCGTCGGGCCCGGCCCCTTCCAGGTCGTCGACGGCGCGCCACTTCTCGCCGTCGACGTAGACGGCCTGACTGTCCTCGACGACCGGCGGGTAGTGCACCTGGAAGCTGGAGTCCGCAGAGCCGTTGCTGTACGACGCCGAGTCGCGGTGGTCGCATGCGGTGCCCACCGGCTGGTCGAGCTGTCGCTGGGTGCCGCCGAACGCGTACTGCTGCATGGCCTCGCTCGGCGACGAGCTCATCCAGTAGCGCTGTTCGGGACGGTCGTGCTCGTTGCCGACCTCCCAGTGCTCGACGCCGTACGGTTTGCGGTGACCGTTGGCCGCCCGTAGGTCGGCCCAGGCGACACCACCGCGCGGGTTCGTGCCCGCGGGCGCGTTCATGTACTCGACCCAGTCGGCTGCGTCCGCCGGCGTCTCGTTGGCGAACGGGACCATGATCGACGCTCGCGCACCGGTCTCACCGGTGAACGTCATGTGCTCGTCGGGTCCGTACCGGCTGTCGCGCGGCGTGCCGTTGCCGCCGTCGACCTGGCATTCGCGGTCGTCGAGCGGGCCTACGGCCCGCTTCCAGTCGAAGAGGTTGGCCTGCGTACCACCGGGATAGCGGATCGAGCTGACGCCCGCGCGCGCCGTCTTCTCGACGGCGTCGGGGACGCCGTGGCCGGCCTCCGGATCCCACAGCCCGAGCGAGTCGTCGTGCCACCGGTTGTTGTTCACGCCGCCGAGCAGTACCGACGCCGGGTGTTTGGCCCCGGTCGTGTCGATGCGTAGCACGGTGCCCTCGTCGGCAGCCGCTTGGACCGGAACCGTTGCCGTTGCTGCCAGTAGGGCAGTCACGGCAACGAAGGCGTACCGTCGTAGCCCGTTCATGAGTCTCCTCCGGCACCGGTGTCCGAGTCACTGATCCGCCGAGCGGCGGTCCTGCTCGCGTCGATCTCCTCCGCTGGCACAGCGGCAGCGGGACGGCCGATGATGGCGCGAAGGCGCTCGATGGGCAGCTTCGGTTCGCGGTCCTCGGTGAGCAGCCCGTTGCGTTCCTGCTCGGTGTCGGTCAGCTGCGTGTAGCAGAAGCCGGCTATCTCGGCGCTGTCGAGCACGGCGTCGACGAGGTCCGCGAGCTGGCTCTCGTACTCCTCGACGGAGCTGACGGTCCCGTAGCCGAACCAGTGCTCGCCGGGCTCTGGTGCGTAGCTGAGCCCACCGAACTCGGAGAGGATGACCGGCTGGCCGCGGTACTCCGGCTCGCCGAGCAGCACCCTGCGCCGGGTGGGGCGACGTTCCCGCAGCGTCCTGGTGAGGGCCGCCTCGCTGCCGTACCGTTCCCGCAGCGCGTCTCCACGTACGGCGTAGTCGTGGACCGACCAGATGTCGCTCTCCGTGTGCTCCCAACCGTCGTTCGAGATGACCGGCCGGGTGGGGTCGATGGCCTTGGTGAGCTGGTAGAGCGCCGTCGCGTAGTGCCGTTGGGCCGGTACCTCAGCGAGATGGCGCACTCCCCAGCTCTCGTTGAACGGCACCCAGGTGACGACGCACGGGTGACTGCGGTCGCGACGTACGACGTCGAGCCACTCGCGCACGAGCCGGTCCACGGTCGCCGGCTCGAACTCGAAGGCGCTCGGCATCTCCTCCCACACCAGCAGCCCGATGCGGTCGCACCAGTAGAGGAAGCGGGGATCCTCGATCTTCTGGTGGATGCGCATGCCGTTGAAGCCGAGCTGCTTCACCAGCTCCACCTCCCTGCGCAGCGCGTCCGCGCTCGGTGCCGCGAGGTGCGACTGTGGCCAGTAACCCTGCTCGAGCACCAGCCGCGGGTACGCCTGCTGGCCGTTGAGGAGGAAGCGTCCGTCTCCGATGCCCACCGTGCGCAGACCGACGTACGACGCGACGTCGTCGATCACGTCGTCGGCGTCCAGGAGCGTGACGGACGCGTCGAGCAGCGTCGGGTGGTCGGGGGACCACAGCAACTTCGCCAGGTCCTCGGCGTTGCGCGCGGCGGCGATCGCCACGTCGCCGCGGTGGTATGCGCCGGTCACCAGCTCGGTGTGCTCGGCGAGCAGCCCTTCGCCCAGCCGCAGCCGGATGCGCAGCCGCAGCGGCCGACTCGGGTGCTCGGACAACCGCACCTCCACCCCGACCCTTGCGTTGGCGGGGTCCGGCGTCCAGTGCAGCTCGTCGACATGGATCGCCGGCACGTCCTCCAGCCAGACCGGCTGCCAGATGCCGGTCGTCCTGCGGTACCAGATGCCGTGCGGCTCGGCCGCCCAGGTCTGCTTGCCACGCGGCTGGGTGACGTCGTCCGGCCGGTCCTCCACGCAGACCACGACCGTCTGGTCGCCGGTGTCGACGAGGGCCTGGGTCACGTCGAACCTGAACGGTGTGTGCCCACCTTCGTGGCTGCCGACGTACTGGCCGTTGACCCAGACCCGTGCGCGGTAGTCGACGGCGCCGAAGTGCAGCAGCGTCCGGTGGTCCGCGGCCGGTCGTGGCGTGGTGAAGCTGCGGCGGTACCAGACGACGGCGGGCGTGTCCGGCTCGTGCACACCGGACAGCTTCGACTCCGGTGGGTAGGGCACGGTGATGGTCCGGTCGAACGGTTCGGCCTCGGCGAACCAGCGCTCGGTGAGCCCGACGTCGTTCCTGTCGAAAGCGAACTGCCACTCACCGCAGATGTCCAGCCAGTCCGTACGGACCAGCTGTGGTCGCGGATGGGTATTCGTCTCGGTCACCTCGGGCTCCCTCTCCATCACCAGTCGGACAATCGGCCGCGGTGGCGGTCCTCGGTGCCGACGAGGACGTCCAGCAGCTGCTCGTGCAACACCGTGCGCACTTCCCTGCAGGTGTCGTCGTCCCACCTGTTGACGAGCTCGGCCGGGTCGGCGACCAGGTCGTAGAGCTCGCCGGTGCGCTCCCGTGCGGTGGCAGGTTCACCGTGGTGCACGACGAGCTTCCACCGGTCGTGACGCAGCATGGTGACGTGCACCGGCGGGTCGTAGGCGTGACCGCTGTTCCGGTACTCGCACAGCGCCCAGTCGCGCCATGTCATGTCGTCGCCGCGGGCCAACGGGAGCAGGCTCCGCCCCTGATCGCCGGTCAGCGGCGCGACGCCGGCGGCGTCCAGCAGCGTCGACGGCAGGTCGACCCACTGCACCAGCTCGGCGCGGCGCTCGCCACGAGGAAGCTTGCCCGGCCAGCTGAGGACGAGCGGTACGCGCACCGCGCACTCGTACATCATCGGTCCCTTGAGCATCAGCTGGTGGTCGCCGAGCATCTCGCCGTGGTCACTGGTGAACACCACGAGCGTGTCGTCGGCGAGCCCTTCCTTCTCCAGCGCGCCGAGGATCCGCCCGACCTCGTCGTCGATCAGCGTGACCATGCCGTAGTAGGCCGCTCGTGCGTACCTCAGCTCCTCGGCGGTGTACTCGGTATAGCCCTTGGCGTGACCGCCGTACGACTTCTCCGAGGCTGCACGCAGGATCGCCGGCTTGCCGGTGAGCTCACCGTCTTCGGTGTTCACCGGTGGCAGCGGGGCGTGCAGGTACCTGTCGACGTACTCCTTGGGTGCCTCGAAGTCGTGGTGCGGGTCGAAGAAGTTGGTCACGAAGCAGAACGGCTTGCTCGTGTCGCGCGCTGACCGCAGGAAGTCGATGGTCTCGTCGGCGATCCACCTGCTGTAGTGGGCTTCCGTGGGCATCGCGTCGAACGTGACGGACGAGTCGGGGTCGCTTGCTTCCGCGTAGAGGTCGGGTCGCCGTGACTTGAGCCAGCGGTGGTACTGGTTCTCCGACGAGCCCGGGTACGGGTCGTGTGCCCACCGGTAGACCCGGAACCCGTCGTCCAGCCGCGGCTCCATCCGGCCGCGCTGGCAGGCACCGAGGTGGAACTTGCCGACCAGCCCGCAGTCGTAGCCGGCGTCGGCGAGCTTCCTGGTGAACAGCTCGTGGTGTGGTTCGATGTCCACACCGTTCGCCCAGAGGCCGTGCGAATGGACGTACTTGCCGGTCATCAGGCTCGCCCGCGACGGCGCGCAGACCGGGCTCTGGACGTAGCAGTTCTCGAAGAGCACACCGCCGGCCGCGAGCCGGTCGATGTTGGGCGTGGCGATGTGCGGGTTGCCGTAGCAGCCGAGCGCGTCGAAGCGTTGCTGGTCGGTGCAGATGAGCAGGATGTTCGTCATGACTTGATGGCTCCGGCAATCCCGTCGAAGAAGTAGCGCTGCAGGAAGAGGAAGAGCAGGACGATGGGTACCAGCGAGATGGTTGCGGCGGCGGCCATCCCCGGCCAGTCCACGGAGCTCTCGCCGACGAACGCCTGCATGCCGACGCTCAGGGTACGTAGCTCCGGCCGGCTGAACGTGAACACCAGTGGCACGAGGAAGGCGTTCCAGCTCGCGAGGAACGTGAGTACGGTGACCGTTGCCGTGACCGGCCCGGCGAGCGGCAACATCACCCGGACGAAGACCGTGATGAACCCGGCGCCGTCAATGATGGCGGCTTCCTCGAGCTCGCGTGGGATGTTGCGGAAGTAGCCGGCGTACAGCAGCACAGCCGCGACGTGTCCGCCGCCGCTGAGCGCGATGATCATGCCGCCCAACGAGTTCAGCATTCCGAGCCTGTTGGTCAGCTCGACGACCGGGATGATGGTGAACCCGGCGGGCACGAACAGGGTGCCGACGAGCACGACGACGACCAGCTTCTTGCCGAGGAAGCTGTACCTGGCGATCACGTAACCGGTCATGGCGCACCGGATCACGACGATGACGACCGTCGCGAGCGTCACGACGATTGTGTTGAACAGGTACGTGCCGAAGTTGGCGTCCGTCCAGGCCCGTTGGTAGTTCTCCCACTGCAGTGTCTTCGGGATCAGGCTGAGGCCGGAGCTGAACACCTCGAGTGGATCCTTCAACGAGGCGGCGAGCACCCACGCGAACGGATACACCCAGAACAGGCAGACGACGGTGAGGCCGGCGGTCGCGATCCACAGCGGTAGTCGTAAGCGGAGCTTGCTCATCTCTGCTCACCCACCGAGCTGCGTGCCGCGCGGATGCCGAGGTACTGCACGACCGCGACGACGAGCATGACGAGCCCGAAGACGACGGCGGCGGCCGACGCGAAGCCCAACCGCGGAACGCTCGCCGTGAACGCCCACCGGTAGATGTAGATCTCGATGACCTCGGTGGCGTACATCGGCCCGCCATTCGTCATGGTGAGCATCAGGTCGAAGATCTGCAGGTTCTGCTCCACCGTCAGCAACGTGATGATGACGAGGAACGGTGTCAGCATCGGCAGGCTCACATGCCGGAAGACCTGCCAGCCGTTGGCGCCGTCGACGCGTGCTGCCTCGTGCAGCTCACGCGGGATGGTCTGTAGTGCGGCCAGCCAGTAGATCATCGTCACGCCGAGCCACTTCCACGTGTGGACACCCATCACCGTCCACAGCGCGGTGCTCGATGAGCCGAGGAAGTCGATGCCCTGGCTGGCGATGTCCGCCTTCATGAGAGCCAGGTTCACCGGCCCGCTCGCCGGGTCGAAGATGAACTGCATCACCACGCCCACGATGGCCGTAGTGGTGACGACGGGGAGGAAGAACGCGGTGCGGAACAGCCGTACGAACGGCAGCCGCGGGTGGTTCAGCACGACGGCGATGAGTAGCGACGCCCCGACCCGCAGCGGAACGGTGATCACCATGAACAACCCGGTGATCTTCAGCGTGTTCCAGAACAGTGGGTCGGCGAAGACCTCGCGGTAGTTCGCGATCCCGACGAACTTCTTGTCCGCGTCGAACCCGTTCCAGTCCAGCAGTGAGTACCAGTAGCTCGCGAGGATCGGCCACAGCGTGTAGAGGCCGTACAGCACCGCCGTGGGCAGCAGGAAGAAGTACAGCCACCGGTCACCCCATAGCCGCCGGCCGAGCCGTTGCCGGCCGTGTGTCGACGGTGCCCGGGTCTCGCCGGTGCGTTGCAGCGTCGCGGTCATGTGACCTGCCTGATCACCAGGTCACGATCCTGGCTTGGTGACGTAATCGCTACCGCGCTTCCAGTCGGCGAACCTCCAGTCGTCCACGCCGACGCCGCTGCCGACGGACTTGATCGTCTTGTCGCGTTCTGCGGTGAGCTTGTCGGAGAGCTTCTTCAAGGCGCCTTGCCAGTCGGCGAGCTCACCGGTGACCGCTCCCTGGACGATCTCGCCGAGCGTCGGCTGGACCGGGTTCATCGCGCTGGCGACCTCGATGGTCTTGGGGTTGCGCACCGAGAGGCTGGGGCCGTTGAAGACCTGCTCGTTGAACAGCTCGACCGACCGTTCGTACGTCGGGTGCACGTCGGCGTCCGCCAACACCTTCGAGTTGAGTGGCGGTTGGTCCATCGCCTCCGCCAGCCCGCGCTGGCCGTCGTCCTCGATGAACTTGGCGATCAACGCGCTGGCGGCGTCCACGTGCTTGCTCTTGCCGGAGATCCAGAAGGAGAGCGCCGCGTTCGCGGGCACCCCGCAGAGCGCGACCTGCTGCCTGTCGTCGGGCACCGGGATCGAGCCGACCCCGACCTTGCCGGCGAACTGCTTGAACTCCGCGTTGAGCACGCCGATGTTGTACGAGCCGTCAAAGAACGTGCCGGCGATGCCGGTCGCCCAGCGCGCACGGGCCGTGCGTGCATCCAGTGAGGTGGACGCGGGGAACAGCACCTTGTCGCGTTTCATGGCGATCCAGAACTCGATGGCGTCCACGAACGGTTGCGTGTGGTACGCGTACTCGCCGGTGCGCAGGTCGATGCCGCCGTCCGGCGGGACGCCGCCGCTGATGGGTGCGCCCGCTGCGGCGGCCATCTGTAGGATCTGCATCTCCAGGCGTAGCACCATCTTCAGCGGTGCGATCCATCCGGAGATGCCGTCCCCGCCAGCCTTCTGTATCGCCCTGGCACCCGCCCGGATGTCGTCGTACGTGGTCGGCGGGTCATCGGGGTCGAGGTCGGCCTTCGCGTAGAGGTCCTTGTTGAACCAGTTCAAGGTGTCGTGCGAGCGGAAGCTGAAGATCGGCATCGCGTAGAGCTTGCCGTCGAAGACGTTCTTCCCCTCCACCCGCGAGCTGTCGGGTAGCAACTTCTCGTGTTCCCCGTCGAGCTCGATCGGGGAGAACCAGCCCTGCTTCTCGAGCCTGGCTGGTGGCAGCTCCACCCCGACGAGCGTGAACACGTCGGGCAACTGCTTGCTCTGCCAGGCGAGCTGCAGTGCCTTGCCCTGGTTCTCCGGGTTCTGCACCTCGTACTCCACCGGCATGCCGCCGTCTTCCTTGGCGAATGCGGCGAACAGCTTCTTCTCGAACGAGGAGATCGGTTGGAACTGGTCCCACCAGCGGAGGGTGCCGGCCTGTTCGCGCGCCTCCTGGCTGGGCGCCGTGTTACAGCCGCCGAGCAGCACGCCCCCGGT
Coding sequences:
- a CDS encoding carbon monoxide dehydrogenase gives rise to the protein MKMTGSASLRAEPARVFAALQDPEVLAEAVPGCEQLEPTGDGRYRLAVTGTLASVTGTYDGEVRLDVQPPELLSVQGRLSGAPGAVDGTVLMVLAAAEDGGTELSYDVDVTVAGMLAGVGQRLLLSAVRRVLAEFYAGIDQAVSGAAERTSAAAVTPQASGTVYPTAARERGRPDAGALLLAAAAGAVIALVGVGIGRRLRRLAAR
- a CDS encoding LacI family DNA-binding transcriptional regulator — its product is MRPRMSDVAKLAGVSAKTVSNVVNGYEHVSPEMRAKVLAAITELNYVPNVSARSLRTGRTKVIALALPDLAVPYFGELARHITRAAEEHDFTILIDQTDGLVDRERQIASGLRDNVIDGLIFSPLALGAEEIAAASSETPMVLLGEREHPATTDHVAFDNIAAARLATGHLVRLGRTRIAAIGSQVERRVGTGALRLEGHQSALKDAGLPVDDQLVVPTRRLHRMEGVRAMDELLDLPEPPDAVVCFNDLVALGALYTLRRRGLRVPDDVAVVGFDDIEESTYSNPTLTTISPDKERIATTAIDLLVRRLAGKRGTDSREVLVDFQLVQRESTQLR
- a CDS encoding glycoside hydrolase family 2 encodes the protein MEREPEVTETNTHPRPQLVRTDWLDICGEWQFAFDRNDVGLTERWFAEAEPFDRTITVPYPPESKLSGVHEPDTPAVVWYRRSFTTPRPAADHRTLLHFGAVDYRARVWVNGQYVGSHEGGHTPFRFDVTQALVDTGDQTVVVCVEDRPDDVTQPRGKQTWAAEPHGIWYRRTTGIWQPVWLEDVPAIHVDELHWTPDPANARVGVEVRLSEHPSRPLRLRIRLRLGEGLLAEHTELVTGAYHRGDVAIAAARNAEDLAKLLWSPDHPTLLDASVTLLDADDVIDDVASYVGLRTVGIGDGRFLLNGQQAYPRLVLEQGYWPQSHLAAPSADALRREVELVKQLGFNGMRIHQKIEDPRFLYWCDRIGLLVWEEMPSAFEFEPATVDRLVREWLDVVRRDRSHPCVVTWVPFNESWGVRHLAEVPAQRHYATALYQLTKAIDPTRPVISNDGWEHTESDIWSVHDYAVRGDALRERYGSEAALTRTLRERRPTRRRVLLGEPEYRGQPVILSEFGGLSYAPEPGEHWFGYGTVSSVEEYESQLADLVDAVLDSAEIAGFCYTQLTDTEQERNGLLTEDREPKLPIERLRAIIGRPAAAVPAEEIDASRTAARRISDSDTGAGGDS
- a CDS encoding sulfatase-like hydrolase/transferase, with translation MTNILLICTDQQRFDALGCYGNPHIATPNIDRLAAGGVLFENCYVQSPVCAPSRASLMTGKYVHSHGLWANGVDIEPHHELFTRKLADAGYDCGLVGKFHLGACQRGRMEPRLDDGFRVYRWAHDPYPGSSENQYHRWLKSRRPDLYAEASDPDSSVTFDAMPTEAHYSRWIADETIDFLRSARDTSKPFCFVTNFFDPHHDFEAPKEYVDRYLHAPLPPVNTEDGELTGKPAILRAASEKSYGGHAKGYTEYTAEELRYARAAYYGMVTLIDDEVGRILGALEKEGLADDTLVVFTSDHGEMLGDHQLMLKGPMMYECAVRVPLVLSWPGKLPRGERRAELVQWVDLPSTLLDAAGVAPLTGDQGRSLLPLARGDDMTWRDWALCEYRNSGHAYDPPVHVTMLRHDRWKLVVHHGEPATARERTGELYDLVADPAELVNRWDDDTCREVRTVLHEQLLDVLVGTEDRHRGRLSDW
- a CDS encoding ABC transporter permease subunit, with product MSKLRLRLPLWIATAGLTVVCLFWVYPFAWVLAASLKDPLEVFSSGLSLIPKTLQWENYQRAWTDANFGTYLFNTIVVTLATVVIVVIRCAMTGYVIARYSFLGKKLVVVVLVGTLFVPAGFTIIPVVELTNRLGMLNSLGGMIIALSGGGHVAAVLLYAGYFRNIPRELEEAAIIDGAGFITVFVRVMLPLAGPVTATVTVLTFLASWNAFLVPLVFTFSRPELRTLSVGMQAFVGESSVDWPGMAAAATISLVPIVLLFLFLQRYFFDGIAGAIKS
- a CDS encoding ABC transporter permease subunit produces the protein MTATLQRTGETRAPSTHGRQRLGRRLWGDRWLYFFLLPTAVLYGLYTLWPILASYWYSLLDWNGFDADKKFVGIANYREVFADPLFWNTLKITGLFMVITVPLRVGASLLIAVVLNHPRLPFVRLFRTAFFLPVVTTTAIVGVVMQFIFDPASGPVNLALMKADIASQGIDFLGSSSTALWTVMGVHTWKWLGVTMIYWLAALQTIPRELHEAARVDGANGWQVFRHVSLPMLTPFLVIITLLTVEQNLQIFDLMLTMTNGGPMYATEVIEIYIYRWAFTASVPRLGFASAAAVVFGLVMLVVAVVQYLGIRAARSSVGEQR
- a CDS encoding extracellular solute-binding protein, with amino-acid sequence MSTVDRRGFLQLTGLVTGGVLLGGCNTAPSQEAREQAGTLRWWDQFQPISSFEKKLFAAFAKEDGGMPVEYEVQNPENQGKALQLAWQSKQLPDVFTLVGVELPPARLEKQGWFSPIELDGEHEKLLPDSSRVEGKNVFDGKLYAMPIFSFRSHDTLNWFNKDLYAKADLDPDDPPTTYDDIRAGARAIQKAGGDGISGWIAPLKMVLRLEMQILQMAAAAGAPISGGVPPDGGIDLRTGEYAYHTQPFVDAIEFWIAMKRDKVLFPASTSLDARTARARWATGIAGTFFDGSYNIGVLNAEFKQFAGKVGVGSIPVPDDRQQVALCGVPANAALSFWISGKSKHVDAASALIAKFIEDDGQRGLAEAMDQPPLNSKVLADADVHPTYERSVELFNEQVFNGPSLSVRNPKTIEVASAMNPVQPTLGEIVQGAVTGELADWQGALKKLSDKLTAERDKTIKSVGSGVGVDDWRFADWKRGSDYVTKPGS